The proteins below come from a single Brevundimonas sp. LM2 genomic window:
- a CDS encoding GDSL-type esterase/lipase family protein — translation MRRVTGILATMALAASLSACATAQPAAASAVQAAPVAAADPFAAQRPTAAGVDVVQPAAFAPGTWMNNSYIDHVTQFATLPSEPGGIAFVGDSITEGFRWSEAFPGRNIRNWGIGGDTSFGVLARARQVIATRPAKIFLLIGTNDLANYEQTPDAVAANVAAVVALFRAELPEAELYVQSVMPRQPDFRARIEALNAQLATIAQTHDARFIDVYTPMLAGDRLDPTLTVDDLHLTGQGYQRWLSIIGGCVTGQGRCG, via the coding sequence ATGCGGCGCGTGACGGGAATCCTGGCGACGATGGCCCTGGCGGCCAGCCTGTCCGCCTGCGCGACGGCCCAGCCTGCGGCTGCGTCAGCGGTCCAGGCCGCGCCGGTCGCTGCGGCCGATCCGTTCGCCGCCCAGCGGCCGACAGCGGCCGGCGTGGACGTCGTCCAGCCCGCCGCCTTCGCACCGGGCACCTGGATGAACAACTCCTACATCGACCACGTGACCCAGTTCGCGACCCTGCCGTCCGAGCCGGGCGGCATCGCCTTCGTCGGCGATAGCATCACCGAAGGGTTCCGCTGGAGCGAGGCCTTCCCCGGCCGAAACATCCGCAACTGGGGTATCGGCGGCGACACCAGCTTCGGGGTCCTGGCCCGTGCGCGGCAGGTCATCGCCACCCGCCCGGCCAAGATCTTCCTGCTGATCGGGACCAACGACCTGGCCAACTACGAGCAGACGCCGGATGCGGTCGCCGCCAACGTCGCTGCGGTCGTGGCGCTGTTTCGCGCCGAACTTCCCGAGGCCGAGCTCTACGTCCAGTCCGTGATGCCGCGCCAGCCGGACTTCCGCGCGCGGATCGAAGCCCTGAACGCCCAGCTCGCGACCATCGCCCAAACCCATGATGCCCGCTTCATCGATGTCTATACGCCGATGCTGGCCGGCGATCGGCTGGATCCGACGCTGACGGTCGACGACCTGCATCTGACCGGCCAGGGCTATCAGCGCTGGCTGTCGATCATCGGCGGCTGCGTGACGGGGCAGGGGCGTTGCGGATGA
- the nuoF gene encoding NADH-quinone oxidoreductase subunit NuoF has product MVGLLEDKDRIFTNLYGLQDWGLDGAKQRGCWNATPDMLAMGRDWIITNVKNSGLRGRGGAGFGTGLKWSFMPKEVKDRPHYLVVNADESEPGTCKDREIMRHDPHLLIEGCLIASFAMQAHACYIYLRGEYVLERERMEAAVKQAYEANLIGKNNVHGWDFDVYIHHGAGAYICGEETALLESLEGKKGQPRLKPPFPAGAGLYGCPTTVNNVESIAVVGTILRRGAQWFAGFGRPNNTGTKLMSISGHVNRPCNVEEAMSIPLRQLIEDHCGGVRGGWDNLKAIIPGGVSVPLITREMSETALMDFDSLREMKSGLGTAAVIVMDQSTDLVKAIARISYFYKHESCGQCTPCREGTGWMWRVLERMAVGEADPGEIDMLLEVSTQIEGHTICALGDAAAWPVQGLIRHFRHEIEDRISQYRSRRANFAGHAIAAE; this is encoded by the coding sequence ATGGTCGGTCTGCTGGAAGACAAGGATCGCATCTTCACCAACCTGTACGGTCTGCAGGACTGGGGTCTGGACGGGGCCAAGCAGCGCGGCTGCTGGAACGCCACGCCGGACATGCTGGCCATGGGCCGCGACTGGATCATCACCAACGTCAAGAACTCCGGCCTGCGCGGGCGCGGCGGCGCGGGCTTCGGCACCGGCCTGAAGTGGTCCTTCATGCCCAAGGAGGTAAAGGACCGGCCGCACTATCTGGTCGTCAACGCCGACGAGTCGGAGCCCGGCACCTGCAAGGACCGGGAGATCATGCGCCATGATCCCCACCTGCTGATCGAGGGCTGCCTGATCGCCTCCTTCGCCATGCAGGCCCACGCCTGCTATATCTATCTGCGCGGCGAATACGTGCTGGAACGCGAGCGGATGGAGGCGGCGGTCAAACAGGCCTATGAGGCCAATCTGATCGGCAAGAACAACGTCCATGGCTGGGATTTCGACGTCTATATCCACCACGGCGCCGGGGCCTATATCTGCGGCGAGGAGACCGCCCTGCTGGAGAGCCTGGAGGGCAAGAAGGGCCAGCCGCGGCTCAAGCCGCCGTTCCCCGCCGGCGCCGGCCTGTACGGCTGCCCGACCACGGTGAACAACGTCGAGTCGATCGCCGTCGTCGGCACGATCCTGCGGCGCGGGGCCCAGTGGTTCGCCGGCTTCGGCCGTCCGAACAACACGGGCACCAAGCTGATGAGCATCAGCGGCCACGTGAACCGGCCGTGCAACGTCGAAGAGGCCATGTCGATCCCGCTGCGCCAGCTGATCGAGGATCACTGCGGCGGCGTGCGCGGCGGCTGGGACAATCTGAAGGCCATCATCCCGGGCGGCGTGTCCGTGCCGCTGATCACCCGCGAGATGTCGGAAACCGCGCTGATGGATTTTGACAGCCTGCGCGAGATGAAGTCGGGCTTGGGCACGGCGGCGGTCATCGTCATGGACCAGTCGACCGACCTGGTGAAGGCGATCGCCCGCATCAGCTATTTCTACAAGCACGAGAGCTGCGGCCAGTGCACCCCGTGCCGCGAAGGCACCGGCTGGATGTGGCGGGTGCTGGAACGCATGGCCGTGGGCGAGGCGGATCCCGGCGAGATCGACATGCTGCTGGAAGTCTCCACCCAGATCGAGGGCCACACGATCTGCGCGCTGGGCGACGCGGCCGCCTGGCCGGTCCAGGGCCTGATCCGGCATTTCCGCCACGAGATCGAGGACCGCATCTCGCAGTACCGCAGCCGCCGCGCGAATTTCGCCGGCCATGCGATCGCGGCGGAATAG